A part of SAR86 cluster bacterium genomic DNA contains:
- a CDS encoding DUF2237 domain-containing protein: protein MNDQLNIFGEELKECSCNPMTGFFRTGCCETSKSDHGSHTVCTIVSQDFLNFSFSSGNDLLSPVPNSDFPGLVPGNRWCLCAPRWQEAFEASFAPRVILESTHQGALEFIKLEDLKEFAIDLS, encoded by the coding sequence ATGAATGATCAATTAAACATCTTTGGCGAGGAGTTAAAAGAATGCAGTTGTAATCCTATGACTGGGTTTTTTCGAACGGGTTGTTGCGAAACTTCTAAATCAGATCATGGCAGTCACACGGTATGCACAATAGTCAGTCAAGATTTTTTAAATTTCAGCTTCTCTTCTGGTAATGATTTATTGAGTCCAGTTCCGAATTCAGACTTTCCTGGATTAGTTCCTGGAAATAGATGGTGTTTATGCGCACCAAGATGGCAAGAAGCCTTTGAAGCTAGCTTTGCCCCTAGAGTAATTTTAGAATCTACTCATCAAGGCGCTTTAGAATTTATAAAATTAGAAGACCTAAAAGAATTTGCAATAGATCTATCTTAA
- a CDS encoding MFS transporter — translation MERVTTSNYSFLAFLTLLNILNFIDRTLLTSFANFIVPDLGLTDTQFGLLVGFAFLIFYSIMGLFMGFLADTVHRPRLIAFGVFLWSLLTMASGAAKGFVTLAIPRMFIGVGESILTPTSISLLADKFPTSRMGFAIGVYYLGIPIGASLALLVAGYFGPTIGWRNCFYILGAIGLIFALLTLVVKETPRRIASIEQSTIPKIPFRDRLNLLIKTLKDSPALIYIIIAGVIVHISLGAVSFDQLWLVQERGYERAYIAKLLGWITLVGGIGGNICGGIIGDLFISRFKRPRAMFLFWMGLVCAPFILAMRLVEPGSIWIPVGMFVGAFQVGCFWGPVFATVQEIAPSSIRATVVAFYILCINLIGLGLGATITGVSIDLLREANNMNPYSITLIVLNVLTLTNLIFFYLAGQKKYIILHE, via the coding sequence ATGGAAAGGGTAACAACTAGTAATTATAGCTTTTTGGCTTTTCTTACATTGCTAAATATTCTAAATTTTATTGACAGAACTTTATTAACCAGCTTTGCAAATTTTATAGTACCTGATCTCGGTCTAACTGACACTCAGTTTGGATTATTAGTAGGTTTTGCCTTTTTAATCTTCTATTCCATCATGGGCCTCTTTATGGGGTTTCTTGCTGACACTGTTCATCGTCCAAGATTAATAGCATTTGGAGTTTTCCTATGGAGCCTTTTAACAATGGCCTCAGGAGCTGCAAAAGGGTTTGTAACTTTAGCAATACCAAGAATGTTTATTGGAGTTGGAGAATCAATTCTGACGCCTACTTCTATTTCTTTATTAGCTGATAAATTTCCAACTTCCAGAATGGGTTTTGCTATAGGTGTATATTACCTAGGTATCCCCATAGGAGCATCGCTTGCTTTGCTTGTAGCAGGGTATTTTGGACCAACCATAGGGTGGAGAAATTGTTTCTATATTCTAGGTGCTATAGGTCTTATATTTGCGCTTTTAACATTAGTTGTTAAAGAAACTCCAAGAAGAATAGCTTCGATTGAGCAGAGTACTATTCCAAAGATACCTTTTAGAGATAGGTTAAACTTATTAATTAAAACCTTAAAAGACTCACCAGCTTTAATCTACATAATTATTGCAGGCGTCATAGTTCATATTTCTTTAGGCGCTGTTAGTTTCGATCAGTTATGGCTTGTCCAAGAAAGAGGTTATGAAAGGGCTTATATTGCTAAATTATTAGGTTGGATAACCTTAGTAGGAGGCATTGGAGGTAATATTTGTGGAGGAATAATTGGAGATTTATTTATTTCTAGATTCAAAAGACCTCGTGCTATGTTTCTTTTTTGGATGGGTTTAGTTTGTGCACCATTTATTCTTGCTATGAGATTAGTAGAACCTGGTTCAATTTGGATTCCTGTTGGAATGTTTGTAGGTGCTTTTCAGGTAGGATGCTTTTGGGGGCCAGTATTTGCTACTGTCCAAGAAATAGCTCCTTCATCAATAAGAGCTACCGTTGTAGCTTTTTATATACTTTGTATTAATTTAATTGGCCTGGGTTTAGGTGCTACCATAACAGGGGTATCTATAGATTTACTTAGAGAAGCAAATAATATGAATCCTTATTCAATTACTTTGATAGTATTAAATGTTCTCACTTTAACTAATCTGATATTTTTTTATTTAGCTGGACAAAAAAAATATATTATTTTACATGAATGA
- a CDS encoding putative quinol monooxygenase, translated as MIVVNAIIETNQENINKWKDRIIKLQELSRVETGCIDYTWSVELGDPDILRATEKWNSIEDLALHFQTPHVASFQEMVSESPPKITAYFYEAEEVDPPSNDLSLLDN; from the coding sequence ATGATAGTAGTCAATGCAATAATAGAAACGAATCAAGAGAATATAAATAAATGGAAAGATCGGATTATTAAACTTCAAGAATTAAGTAGAGTTGAAACGGGGTGTATAGACTATACTTGGAGTGTAGAGTTAGGTGATCCAGATATACTTAGAGCAACAGAGAAGTGGAACAGTATTGAAGACTTGGCCCTTCATTTTCAAACACCTCATGTTGCAAGTTTTCAAGAAATGGTGAGTGAGTCTCCTCCTAAAATTACTGCATATTTTTATGAAGCTGAAGAAGTAGATCCACCCTCAAATGATCTTTCATTATTAGACAACTAA